TTGATTTTGATAAAGAAATAGTTATTGTTTCTCGTGATTCCAGTTCAGGAACTTTTGGAGTATTTAATGATGTAGTTAATGATGGTAAAATTGATGGTAACCCTATAAGATTAACTCCTACTGCTTTAACTCAATCATCTAATGGCGATATTGCCGGGACAGTTGCAGATACAGAAGGTGCAATAGGTTATGTAGGATTAGGATATTTATCTGATAATCTTAAAGCTGTAAAAGTTGAGGGAGTAAAGCCTACAAATGCAACAGTTGCTAATGGCCAGTTCCCAATTGCTCGTCCATTATATATGTTTACTGATGGATGGCCACAGGGTGAAATTAAAAAATTCCTTAATTTTGTCTTAAGTACAGAAGGCCAAAAATTAATTGAACAAATAGGGTATGTTCCCCTTCACTAAAAATTAAAATAATTGATATATTTTGATACTAAAGAAGAAGAGCCTAATTTGGGGCTCTTTCTTTTTTTGTTACAACATATTAACATCCCTTTAACTTTTTTTTAACATTTTAGTGTTACAATCAAATTAGAAAAAAATGTGTTTATAAAGGGGGAAATAGATATTGCATTGGAAAACTAAAGAAAAAATAATTAAAAAAGTTTTATTTGCTTTTGCTTTATCTTCTATTTTATTTTTAACAGGTATTGTAATTGTATTATTTATTGAAGGTTTACCAATATTTGAAGAAGTAGGAGTTTTGGAATTTATAACAGGTAAAATTTGGTATCCGACTTTTTCACCACCTGACTATGGAATTTTACCTCTTATTCTTGCCTCTTTGGTTGTTACTTTAGGAGCGATGATAATAGCTGCACCTTTAGGAATAGCATCCGCTATCTTTATTTCTTATATACTACCTAAAAAATATAGAAAAATAGTTAAACCTGCAGTTGAGATGTTAGCAGGTGTCCCATCTGTTATTTATGGTCTTTTTGGGATGAAAATACTGGCTCCATTTTTGAGTGATTTGTTTAATCTACCTACAGGTCTTACGGGATTAAATGCATCAATTATGTTAGGAATCATGGCTTTACCAACTGTTGTCAGTCTTTCTGAAGATGCAATTACTACAGTTCCTAAAAAGTTCAGAGATGCTTCTTTGGCTTTAGGAAGTACTAAATGGGAAATGTTAAGTAAAGTTATTTTACCTACTGCTTCATCTGGAATTGTAACAGCAGTTATTCTTGGAATGGGAAGGGCAATAGGAGAAACAATGACTGTATTAATGGTCGCAGGAGGAGCACCGGTTATGCCTAAAAGTATATTTAAACCACTCAGGCCGATGACAGCTACAATTGCTGCTGAAATGGGAGAAGCCCCAGTTGGTAGTGGTCACTATCATGCACTTTTTGGAATCGCAATTGTGCTTTTTGTTATAACTCTTGTCTTTAATATAATAGCTGATATTGCTTCACAAAGATTTAAAGAGAAAGTGAGTGGTTCTTAATGGATAATAAACTACAATTAAGACATATAAAACAAAAAATATATTTTT
Above is a window of Halanaerobiales bacterium DNA encoding:
- a CDS encoding substrate-binding domain-containing protein; the encoded protein is DFDKEIVIVSRDSSSGTFGVFNDVVNDGKIDGNPIRLTPTALTQSSNGDIAGTVADTEGAIGYVGLGYLSDNLKAVKVEGVKPTNATVANGQFPIARPLYMFTDGWPQGEIKKFLNFVLSTEGQKLIEQIGYVPLH
- the pstC gene encoding phosphate ABC transporter permease subunit PstC translates to MHWKTKEKIIKKVLFAFALSSILFLTGIVIVLFIEGLPIFEEVGVLEFITGKIWYPTFSPPDYGILPLILASLVVTLGAMIIAAPLGIASAIFISYILPKKYRKIVKPAVEMLAGVPSVIYGLFGMKILAPFLSDLFNLPTGLTGLNASIMLGIMALPTVVSLSEDAITTVPKKFRDASLALGSTKWEMLSKVILPTASSGIVTAVILGMGRAIGETMTVLMVAGGAPVMPKSIFKPLRPMTATIAAEMGEAPVGSGHYHALFGIAIVLFVITLVFNIIADIASQRFKEKVSGS